The sequence GGGTAATAGTCTTTTACCTCTTCAAAAGCATCATAATCATATGCTCTAATATCCACCAGATCTTCTCCTACACGAATGCCTCGATAATCACCAGTTTCAGTATCAAGAACATAAGCTCTCTGGTCTTTTACAAGCCGATCAATTACTTGCTCGAAATCATTATTGATTGGGAAGTACACCATTGGAACTTCGTATCTATTACTAGTCAAATCGTTAACCATATATCCAATCCCATACAGGCTAACTTTTACTTGAAGCCCAGCTTCTATACCAGCCATTGCAGAACTACCAGACATTAAAGCAGGAATTCCTTCATCGTCAACCCAAATAATATCTCGCTGTGTATCCGAAGGATTATATCTTTTGGGGAAAATTCTCTGTGTAGTTTTTAAACCAGTACCAATCGCCTTGAATCGTCTGGCAGTAACTCCCCATGCATTTTTACGCCTCGAAAGTTGAAACAACTGTCTATTCAGATGTTCATCTTCTTGGCAACGTCTTACAAGGACAGCCTCTGCAATTTTTCCAAGCAAAGTCATGGCTGTAATATTTACATTGGAAACGAAGATCTGTTTTAAAACTAAACGATTATTTTGGTATGAAATATTTCCAATATCATCCTGTAAAATCTGTATTAATCCCCCACCTCGCACAGGAATAAGAATATCTGTAGAACGGCGTCCATATTGAAATTCATTATAAGGTTGCGATGATATCAGATTACCATTCCCATCTACTAGCCCAACAATTAAACTACTCTGCATCAAATTCCCCCTCTCCTGGATATGAAGATAAAAATTCTTATTTGTCTGTTTAAATTATACCTTATAAAGGATATGTAAAACCACCCTTAAATAAAAAATAGCCGAGATTTTCTCGACTTCTGCCCTGCACACCCCTTTTTAAGTTTGCACACCCCTAGGCACAATAACTTTTAGGGTAATTAAATTGTATCAATCTCTGTAAGATTATATCCAATACTATCCCTTGAGTTGGCTCAATTATATTCACAATCATCTTTACTAAAGATTTAGGTGTAAAGAAAACTCCATCATCCGATGCGATAGCTGAAGCAAACTTATTTAAGAAATACTC is a genomic window of Acidilutibacter cellobiosedens containing:
- a CDS encoding 3-deoxy-7-phosphoheptulonate synthase, which codes for MQSSLIVGLVDGNGNLISSQPYNEFQYGRRSTDILIPVRGGGLIQILQDDIGNISYQNNRLVLKQIFVSNVNITAMTLLGKIAEAVLVRRCQEDEHLNRQLFQLSRRKNAWGVTARRFKAIGTGLKTTQRIFPKRYNPSDTQRDIIWVDDEGIPALMSGSSAMAGIEAGLQVKVSLYGIGYMVNDLTSNRYEVPMVYFPINNDFEQVIDRLVKDQRAYVLDTETGDYRGIRVGEDLVDIRAYDYDAFEEVKDYYPIVYGLINGDIDLVDLVDIAKGNGTLENTVLLTALSASNVETIVLE